CTTCCGACATGGTTGGGGTCCCTCGCTCCTTGGCTGAGCACAAGTTGAAAGTGTCGCATGCGGTAAAACCGGTCGCTCAGAGGAAGAGGAATATGGCTCCGGCTCGTCATAGAGCCATTGCCGAAGATGTACGTAAATTGTTAAATGCTGGAATTATCATGGAAGTGTGATATCAAACCTGGGTTTCCAACCCGATAATGGTCACCAAAAAAGACAACACATGGAGGATGTGTGTTGATTTCTCCGAACTTAATAATGCGTGTCCGAAAGATTGCAACCCTCTTCCGGAGATCGACCTAAAAATCGATTCCTTGGCAAGCTTCCACCTTAAATGCTTTCTAGGTGCATATAAAGGATACCATCAGATACAAATGGCTCTGGAAGACGATGACAAGACGGCATTCGTAACAAATGAGGGTCTCTTTTGTTACACCAAAATGCCGTTCAGATTAAAGAAAGCCGGAGCTACCTATCAGAGGTTGATGGATAAAGCGTTTAAAGGTCAAATAGGAAAAACTTGGAAATCTACGTGGATGATCTGATTATTAAGAGCGAAGCCGGAGATAACATGATCGATGACATACTCGAAACCTTTGCCAGGCTCCGGAGTATCAATCTCAAGTTGAATCCTAAAAAATGTTCTTTCGGACTAGAGGAAGGTAAATTTCTAGGAGTATGGATAACCCAGTCCGGGATACAAGCTCATCCAGACAAAATTCAAGCTGTGGTTTCCATGCAGCCTCCGAAAACAGTAAAAGAAATTCAATATTTAAATGGCAAGCTCATAGCACTGCATCGTTTCATCTCCAAAGTTGTAGACCGCACCATTCCCTTCATGAATGTTTTAAAGAAGCGTACTGGTAAGGGTCAGATAGAATGGACGACGGAAGCTGATTCGGCTTTCCAAGAATTAAAAGTTTGTCTTGGGTCTCTACCCACTCTGACTGCACTAGTAACAGGAGAAATTGTTACCGTATGTCTCTTCGCCTCTCATTTCGCCATCAGCGCGGTACTCGTGGTGCATCAAAATCAAGCACAAATACCGGTCTACTACGTGAGTCGCGTCTTAAAAGATTATGAGACCCGGTATTCGATGATCGAGAAGTGGCACTTGCTCTGGTACATGCGTCAAGACGACTCCAAAGGTACTTTCAGGCCTTCAATATAGAGGTACAAACCAATCTCCAGATCCAGCAAATCCTAAGAAAACTTGAGGTCTCCGGACGACTTACGAAGTGGGCTATAGAGCTTAGTGCTTTTGACATTACTTACCAAACCCGAGGTCCGGTAAAAGGCCAAGCGGTAGCAGATTTCCTTACCGAAGTTCCCACTGGAGAGAGTGCCAAAGAGAACCCCGTTCTTGCAAAAGTCTGGAATTTGTACACGGACGGAGCTTCTAGTAAGGAGGGGTCTGGAGCCGGTTTAATCTTAATAGATCCGGAAGGGATAGAATACACCTACGCTCTGCGTTTTGAGTTCAAGACTTCAAACAATGAAGTAGGGTACGAAGCACTCTTAGTCGGACTCCAAACGGCAGCCAAAGCCGGTGCAAACTCCGTCCTAGCTCATGTTGATTCGTTACTGGTTGCTAATCAAGTCAATGCAGAATATGAGGCACGAGAGGAGAACATGATTCGGTATTTAAACCAAGTCAATAGTTTGATGTCCACGTTTGATTCTTGCAAAATAGTTCATATTCCGAGAAGCAAAAACAAAAAAGCTGATGCTCTGAGTAAACTGGCATCCGTCACGTTCTG
This is a stretch of genomic DNA from Helianthus annuus cultivar XRQ/B chromosome 16, HanXRQr2.0-SUNRISE, whole genome shotgun sequence. It encodes these proteins:
- the LOC110920322 gene encoding uncharacterized protein LOC110920322, with translation MIDDILETFARLRSINLKLNPKKCSFGLEEGKFLGVWITQSGIQAHPDKIQAVVSMQPPKTVKEIQYLNGKLIALHRFISKVVDRTIPFMNVLKKRTGKGQIEWTTEADSAFQELKVCLGSLPTLTALVTGEIVTVCLFASHFAISAVLVVHQNQAQIPVYYVSRVLKDYETRYSMIEKWHLLWYMRQDDSKELSAFDITYQTRGPVKGQAVADFLTEVPTGESAKENPVLAKVWNLYTDGASSKEGSGAGLILIDPEGIEYTYALRFEFKTSNNEVGYEALLVGLQTAAKAGANSVLAHVDSLLVANQVNAEYEAREENMIRYLNQVNSLMSTFDSCKIVHIPRSKNKKADALSKLASVTFCHLSKEVLVETLQAPAISQAEAVMSIAIQEKSWMTPIQDYLKNGTLPEDKAQARKMRVKALQYQVHDGKLYRKTFLGPLLRCLTPEEASYVIREIHWGICGIHSGPRMVVAKAMNAGYFWLGMHQSTVSELQACEDCQRHAPISHHAKNDLVLVTSAWPFQKWGIDIVSPFPVSTGGVRFLLVAINYFTKWIEAKPLRTITGDQILRFVWENILCRYGMPLCIISDNGK